ATTTTGGAAAAAATTCGGTGATGGGATTAAAGTAGTAGGCGGAAGTGGAAGAGCAATTTGACCAGAATAATGATAATTACAAAAACTGGAGCAGTTAATGAATTTCACTAGGTATAGTGGCCATTAATTGCCGCGCCTATTGCATCTACCTGTTCCATATCACCGTCGAGTAGCTTCCAGCGGTGATCGGCATCTGCTCCGAGGACGGCAAGGGGATTGTTGTCGCGTATGACTTTGAAAGCGGGGTAGCCGTAATCTAAATCTGCATTAACTAATCATTTGTATATTTGCACCACGTAAAAGCAAGGAAATATAATGAATGGAGTTTTGAAATAGGTTTGAAAGATAATCTTGGATATTCCAATTTGTGTTTTTATAACAGTATGCAAAAGACAGATGCTTCCCCAGACAGATTAATGGATAATTTTAAATCTTTTTTAAAAGAGCTTTCTCCTATTTCAACTGAAAGCTGGAATAGGTTTTCCAGATTGTTCAGTCCAAAAATTTTGAAAAAGGGTGATTATTATATCAAGGAGGGTCAGATAGCAAATGAGATTGGCTTTCTCCAAACAGGTGTCCTTAGAGTATTTTATAGAAATAATGAGGGTGTTGAATATAATAAACATTTTTTTCTACCCTATTGTTTTATTGGTGGATATGCCTCATTGATCTCCAAAAAATCAAGTCTGATCAATCAACAGGCACTTACCGACTGTAATCTATTCGTGGCTAACTTTAAAGATATACAAGATCTCTATCACACATTTCCCGACATCGAGCGAATGGCAAGTGTGGTAGCAGAACAGCTTTTTATACAAAAAGAAAAACGGGAAATAGAGCTCGTCCTATTGGATGCAGAAAAACGGTATCATATTTTCCAAAAGGACTTTCCATTATTAGAACAGCAAATTCCACAATATCATATTGCTTCCTATCTCGGTGTAAGTCCTACCCAGCTCAGCCGTATCAGAAGAAAAATTCTCAGCAAGTGATTTCTTTACCTATGTAAATGGAATTCATCAGTCCCTTCTCCATATTTGCACAATAAAATGAGAATTACAAACAACACCATACTGATTACAGGCGGTTCTGATGGGATCGGTCTGGCTCTGGCAAAACGTTTCCTCTTATTGAAAAACAAAGTTATCATTACAGGAGAGGAATTTGGAAAACTTGAAGGGATAAAAAAAGATTTTCCTGAATTGATCGTACTTGCAGGAGACCTGACCGAACAAAATTCAATAAATGAACTGGTCCTTTTTATTGAGCAGGAATATCCTGAAACAAATATATTGATTAACAGTGCTGCTGTTCAGTACAACTATGATGTAATGGACGAGCCAGACTTTCTTCGTAAAGCCGACCATGAAATTTCTTTAAACCTTATTGTACCATTAAAACTTACCGCATTACTGTTGCCAACATTGCTAAAGAATAAAAACAGTGCGATTGTAAATGTCAGTAGTGATGAGTTTATAATACCACAGAAATCTGCTGCCGTTTATTGTGCTACAAAAGCTGGAATTCGCAGTTTTACCAAGTCGCTCAAGTATCAGTTAGCAGATACACAGGTCAAAGTTTTTGAAATCATTCCCGCATTGATCAATACACCAATGACAGCAGAGCGTGGCAAGTCATTAATAGAACCTGACAATTTGGTTGATAAATTTATCACAGACTTTTACAATGACAGAAATGATCAGTGAAACGGTCAATAAGAATTCATTTGGGAGCAAAAGATGGGTAAGTTTCGGGAACTGTGTAAGCAGGTCCGGGCAGCAAAGACCCGGACCAAAATAGACTCTAGATAAGAGTCGACTATGTTAATGTTCTATCTGGGAAAGATTGCCACCAGATCAGTTTGAGGATCCGGCACTGGTTTGTTTGACGCCGCATCATACCTTATACCTACATGCCAACTTTGTACACCGCCTCCCTGATACCCGTATTTATTCGGCAATATAAGTGCAGACATGTAGCTACTGTTTACGTCATTGTTCATGATGTACTCTTTTTTTCCGGCTTTCAGCAATAAAACGTACATTTCCCCTTCCAATGGCGGCACTTTGATGAATTCTGTCCACTCACCCGGTTTGACATTTCTAGCCAGATATTCTACGGCGTTGACATCGGAGCCGTCGCCATACACAATATCCACAGGCATATTTGCTGGGAAATCAAAATAAAATGCAATCTGTTCCGTATTTGGAATTGCTTCAGGATATTGATATTTCTCTGTCAGTTTTTGCCCATCATAAAAGAAAGAAATAGATTGAGTATTTGCATTACTGCGCTCGATAGTATGAGTATAGAGCACTTCCCCGGTACGCTTTTTTTTGAGTTCCATTTTTACAGGAGCTTCACCTTGAAAAGCAATATTGCCTTCAAACCTAACCTGACCGTAAAATTCCCTCATTTTGACACCGTCAAAATACTGTTCCAATGTATCTTTCATCACGAAACCTTTAAATGCAACGGGGCTCAACTTTTCAATTGGAAGGACGGCCAACTCACCATTCTTTTCACAAGACTGAGTAACCATGGCCAGCATCAGCATGACCACTATTATAATATGATATCTTTGTTTCATGTTTTATTTTTTATTAATCAGGAATTAGAAATTGTAGGAAAGCGAGAGACTAAAGCTACGTCCTACATATCTGGTAAAAGTTTGTCGGTCTCCGACCTGCTGAGAGAAGCCTTTACTGTTGTCCGCATAGCCTTCTTCGAATTTATTTGTAAAGCCCCACTTATATTTAAATACATCGTTCCACTCCGAATTGGCTGGGGGGTTCGCGTTTTTAATTTCGTATGTAGAAGCATCATTGATGTAAAAACGGTATGGTCTGTCCGTCAGGTTACTCATGTTTAGCTTAAATTGCGCTTTGTTTCGGTAAAAACGGTAACCAACCTGTGCATCGATCTGACTTCTCGGTCTTTCATATTCGACGAGGTTGGGGTCATTTCCGGTGATAAAAGTCTTATATCCCATGTAATTGTACACCAGGTTTAGGCTTAAATGTTTGCCTGTGTAGTTTATTCCGCCATTGACTACCGTTGGGACCTGACCATATAGCGGGCGTTTATATTTCATATACTCAAAATAGGAGCGTTGTTCTCCTTTCTCATCAACTTCGTATCTGGTGACTCTTGACTGCACCTCCGACTTCAATAAGGTAAGATTTCCGCTCAGTGTAATTTTCTTAAGCAGGGCGACGGATGGGGCAATGAAGCCAAGAGATTTGCGGACTTCGAGCTCAATACCACGAATCTTGCCCCAGTCGGAATTGTTGGTGTAAACATAAAGGTTATCTGTACCGGAGACATCATTGACTGCATAGAATTCCGCAGGCTTGTCAAAGTATTTATAAAAGCCGCCAATTGAAATGACGTCACCTGCACTGGGAAACCATTCTAGTTTGACATCATAATTGTCAATAATAGAAGATTCCAATCCCATGTTGACCTGCATCCTTCCGAAGTTTGTATTGTATCTGGAGAACCTGGAATTATCCATCAATGATGGCCTCACAGCTGTCTTGGCATAGGAAACACGCAGGTTGAGGTTATTTACTGGTGTATAAGTAAGGTGGGCTGAAGGCATAAACTTCCACCTTACACTGTCTCTAAGCGTCACTTCCGGCGTCCACTGCATATTGCTGCTGTTCTGCAGACTGTCATACCTGAAGTATTCGTAACGGCCACCCCAAACCAACCTTAGGTTTTTAGCAATCCTGTTGTCAAACATTGCATATACCGCCTTGTTGACATCCTTACCTTCGTATCTGCTTAAGTGATAAGAATAGGGCATGTACAGGACATCTGTCATAGGGTTTTCCATCCCCATACGATCACCGAATTGTTGTACCGGCATATAACCGTATGGATTGTCCGTTGCCACAAAGCTAACTATCGGCAGCATATTCCATTCATAGGTCGCATGCCTGTCCAAATAGAAAACCCCGGTTTTAAATATTTGCTTTTGTTTTCCAATGGCGAAGTTTACAGATGCGTTAAGGGCTGCGGTTTGATTGCGCTCCTTGTAAACGAACTTGTCACGTTCCAGCATTCCGCCACCACCCGATGTGCTGCCCTGACCTGGCAGGTATTTATAGATTAGCTTATTGGCCATCTCTTCCGGAGCGAGTCCTGCTTTGATCGCATCAATTTCCCGGGCATCTATCGACACTCTGGCGGCATTCCATTCCAGCTTTATGATTCCCAACAAATGCTCCCCGCTGATCTTATTTTGCAAAAGATCAGTAAAAACAGGGCGGTCATCTTCCATAATCCCAGGATGCTTTTGAAGGTCATCGTCTTTGGGGTTGCCATATCTCCAGCCGCTGATCCGCTCAAGTTGCTCGTTGAACACGCGCGAATAAAAATTATTTAAGGTAATCTGATGTTTCTCACCGCGGTAACCTCCATTCAGTAATGCGCCCAGTGTTGTGTTGAAATTGTACAAATTCCCCTTATTGATATTGTCAGGGTCATCCGGAGTCGCATTGATTTCCCAGCCCCCACGCCTGATATTGGGAATGTCATCTATACTTTGGGTATTGCGGTAACTCAAGGAACCAACGAAACCAATCTTTTGTGATTGCTGTTTTGATAGGCTGTAGCTCCGTCCGATGCTCAGCTGATAATTCTGGGAGGGCATGCCGCGAAAAATTCTGCTACCCAGACGCTCAGTTCCTCCAATTCTTTTGTTCTGCTCCGCTATCTCGGCAGCTGTGGTGTTTCCCGGATTGTTATTCCTTGGGTTAAAACTCGAAACTTCTTTCAGCCCAGCAGGAAAGTAATTTCTGCTTCCGTCATCAAAGCCGAGATGATCATATTTTCCACGCTTATAGCCGTAAAAATCTTCCCCTACGGTTCGTGTATTAAATGAAGTTCCGGCACTGAAAGAAAGAAAATTTTCTGTCGGAATGGAAATGGTATGGACCTGGATCAATCCGCCACCGAAACCGGCGGTCATGTCGGGTGTGGCTGATTTGTTGACGACGATGCTTTCCACCAGATTACTCGGAATGAGCGTAAAGTCGAAATTCCGGCTTTGCACATCTGTACTGGGCAGCATGATGCCATCTAATTGTGCTACGTTATATCTTTCTGCAGCACCACGTACTACTACGTTTCGGTTATCTGTAGTGCTTAGGCCCGTGATTCTTTTTAAGGATTCACCGATGTGCTTATCCGGTGTAGCGCTGATTTGCTCTGCGGAGATCCCGTCAGTTACGGAGGCTGCATTCTTTTGTCTGGCATATAGACCTTCTACAGAAGCTTTCTTGTAAGAACTGGTGATGACCACGGCATTCAGGCGCTGAGCATTTTCTTCGAGTACGATATTCAAAGGCGTATTTTGACCGGATAACACCTTTACATCTGAGATCCGGGTGGTGTGAAAGCCGATGTAGCTTGCCTCTATGGTATAGGTACCTGGGGGCAAGGAAATCTGATAACTACCATCTACAGCATTGGCTACCGTTTGGTTGAGTTCCAGGATTTTGATAGACGCACCAGGAAGTGGTCCTCCCTTATTGTCGAGTATTTTTCCTGATAGACGGCCAGCCTGAACAGGTTTAGACGTAGGTTTTGCCCTACCGATCACCACATTGTTATTGATGACTTCATAATCATATACTGTTAATTTTAGTAGTTTATTTAGTACTACAGGAAGGGATGTTTCACGATAAGACTGTGCGGGTACCGATACCCTTAGGAGTAAATTTTTGTCATACGAAAAAGCAATGCCTGTACTTTTTTCAATTCTGGCTAGTACAGCTGCCAGGTTTTCGTTTTTAATACTTATGGTAACTTTAATTTCATTCAGTTTCTGGCCGCTGCTTTCGCTGGCCCAGATTAAGCTGCTGAAACCAATAAATAGTCCTAATACAACGGTCGTGACTCTCATAATCGCCGTGACGTTTTTTTTCATGTTTTTTTTGTTGTTCAAAAGATAGGGGAGGTAATGCGAATTAATCCCGACTTGATATTGCCAGTTCACATAGGTTTCCTATTTTTGATTGTTGTTAAACGGTTATGCCTTTTAATTACACAGCGGGACTAACGAACTTTCGACGGGGAGTTAGCCGCTGTTTCTTTTTTAATACTTATCTACTCATAAAGTGTGATGATATGGTCCCTTATGCGGTATTTCGCATCCGTCATTTTGCTGATTGCTTTCATAACTTCTGTAATTTGATTATTTGTTTGGAATGTGGTTTTATAACTTGCTGTGGCCAGTCTTTCACTTTTGGTCTCCAAGGTAAGTCCCCAGGTATTTTTGATCACTAAAGCCAGTTCCCGAAAGGAAGCACCGTCCAATCTGATTGATCCATTTTGCCATGAGTGGGCCATCTGGGCGTTGAACTCCTTCACCTGATAGGCTCCGCTAGCGACCTGGAAAGTGATCTGCTGATTGGGTAGCAAAGCAGCAAGTGTCTTACCGGAGGCGGAGATGCCAACTTTACCAGTTGCCACATTCACCACAACCTGATCCATAGCCGAATAAGCGCGTATATTGAAGGATGTGCCTAGTACGGTCGTTTGTAGTTTCCGGGTGGTCACCACAAATGGCTTGTCCGGATTATGGGCAACTTTGAAAAAAGCCTCGCCGTTCAAATAGATTTCTCGTTTTGTTCCGGTAAAATGGCGTGGATATTTCAGTTCCGAGCCGGAATTCAGCAGGATTTCTGAGCCGTCTGACAAGATCACCTTGAGCATCTTGCCCGTTGCCACTTTGCTAATGCTCCATGTCAAATCATTTTTGGTCTGATGTGCATTTCTATTTACCAGGTACTGATAAAGCGGAACGCTGCAGATAAAAAATGTCAGTACCGCAGCTATTTTTATCCAGTTGGCTGGCTGAAGTAAAAATATACCTGGGCTTTGGCTGGTTTCTGGTATATTGGAGATGATCCTGCTGAGCAGCCTGAGCCGAACTTTTTCCTCATGTTCTTTGTCCGTAAAAACTTTCAGCTCTTCGTCTGGAAGGTCAAAAGCTGCGTACCAGTAGTCTATTGATTTTTTCTTTTCCTGCTCATCCATATGTTGTCCTTTGGATATATAACCGTACAGCAGGCCCAGTTGTCCCAGATCAAAATAAAACTTAATATAACTGGTGTTTTTTGTTAACGATCGCTTAACAATAGGGTCGCCAAAGTGATGATGATCGTTACAGAGGCAAGTTCGGGCTCCCCGGTACTGTAAGTTCGGACAGTAAGTCTGATCCGGTTTAAGGCAGTGCTCAGTTGGTTTCTTACCGTTTTACCGGAGATGTTTAAACGGCTGGCTATTTCTTCATTGGTCAGCATTTCTTCCCTGCTAAGCAGGAAAATCTCTTTCATTCTTTCAGGCAGTTTATTGATTTCCTGCATGACAACGGATTCCAGTTCTCGGGTCATCAAACGGTGGTCACTGGAAAGGGAATCGGCTTCGGTTCTTGAAGTTTCCTGACTTTCAAAATTCATTTTCAAAAGCTCTTTTCTGAAAAAATCTATGATCCGGCTTTTTAGGCGGGTATGAAGTAATGCGCGGACAGCATTTTCGTTTTCCAGGTCGTATTGCCCTTCCAGCAAGGATAGAAACAGATCCTGCAGGATATCCTCTACCTGCGCCTCGTCCCCTAAACGGCGGAAGGCAACGAGGTAGAGTTCTTTCCAGAATTTATTGTACACGTTGGTAATGTATTGTTTCTTTGCCTGCTGTTTCAATTTGAGTTCCCCGAATGCAGCGCAAATCTAGTAAGTACACTATTAACAATAGGTTAAGAAATTGATTTGCTTTACAATAGTGACCTGTAAGCGTTACTATATTTTTGTATCGATGTAAATCTGGCCGCAGGATGAGTTAAATTGTTCTTTGCGTTATTTTTTATCAGTGACTACCCATTGCAAACCCTTGATAAAGGTTGGCAGCTGTGTATCCATATGGTCAAGATTTGAAAAAATATCGCTTTTGAATTGTACCCTGGAGTGCTTTCCCGAATCAAATACACCCGACAGATCTAGAGTGAGTTCCTTTAATCCCCTGCTGCCAGGCTCATCCTGACTGTCTTCCATGCCGCCATAAGTAACATATACCCTGAGGTTGGGATTGGTGTCTGAAGATAAGGAGAGTTTTTTAAATTTATCCGCCAGAAAATACTTGTTGTAATGCAACGAGGGGCTGGCAGCAATAAAGCCCTGTATACCTGTTCTTTCTCCTTCCAGCGTTCGCAACAAGGCAAAAGTGGTAAAATAGCCGCCCAGAGAATGGCCCATCAAAACCCGTTTTGAACTGTTGCTGTGATAGTTCTTGTCAATATAAGGGATCAGTTCCCTAGCTATGAATGATAAGAATTTAGGAGCACCTCCGCTTGTACTCATTTCATATTCAGGTATGGCTACAGGATAGGTATCGTCTCTGGTTCTCAGTGAATCCATGGTTGAAAAATCTTTGTATCCGATGCCAACAAGAATAACATGAGGAGAAAGTCCCACCTCTGAATACTTTCGGAGGGTAGTCGCCATAATGTCAAAATAAAGGTTCCCGTCCAGCAGGTAGACCACTGGGTATTTTTTGTCTTCTCTAGCTCTATAGCCTGTCGGCAGACTAATGCTGACGGTAAAGGAATCAGCAACAGATTTCGAGTATAAATGCTCAATAACCGGTCTTGCATCCTGGGCGGTGGTTGACTCTTTCTCAGGTATTCTTGAGCAACTGATTACGGTCGAGATGCCAGCAAATAGTAGCGCTAATTTTCTCATTGTCATTATTTAATTTATACTAAAGTAAAACTTAAGAAAAAGATTATTAGATATTTAACATTTATTAACTGGTTAATAGATAAACCCGGCAGAACAGCTCTTTATAGAGATTGCAGCAGATTGGCAATCTATGGATTCTTAATATCTATTTTTTCAAAAAACAGGTTTTTAGTCCTATCCGAAACTATATAAAACCCTGTAATGTTTTTTTGTTTGTCACGAGCAAACCTAATACTGCCAAAACTCCTGGCGCTACTTAAGAATAGGTCAGTCTGGATAGGAGTGAAGCTAATTACGGGTTGATTTTTATTGCTTGTAAATAAGCCTTTTTCATTTTGAGACAATGAGTATATTATCTTTAATGCACTGTTATAGAAGGTACCCCTAAACTCATTTAAAGCAGTAGCAGCGTGTTTGATAGGATTGTAGCCTTCGTATATATACTCATCGCTTTCACCGGAAGTGTAAATCATTTTCATGGTATCTTCTTCTTTTCGAAATTTCACCATGATCACATCATCGCCGTTAACCATCATTTGAAATTTATTTTCTGATACTGGTACCAGAAGGCTCTCGTTATTGCTGTCTAAAGATTGGTAGCGTAATGTATCATTTTTCACATAAATCCTACGGGCCGCTACGTGTTCATTGTCCCAATAATGGCCACTGTATGTTTCTAATTGTTGACGTGTTAATTTTATGGTTTTAAGCTTATTGAAATCAATATTTGCGGGTGCAGGAAATATATCCCCCAGCACTTCGACAGCCATATTCATGGCAAGACCACCATTGTATCTATTGTTGTTGCCAATAACAAATGAAGTGACATTTTGATGTGGAAATATGAAAATATTACTGGCATAACCACCATCTAACCCATAAGTCCAGATTTTTGGAACACCTCGTTCCGCATGCTGATATTGTTGTCCGTATAGCAATCTTCCTGCAGTAGGGGTATAGGTTGTCGTGCCATCATTTAAAGTAACAGGCGAAGTCAGTTTTTCAATTAGTTTTTTACTGCCTATTTGGGGGTTCTCAAAATTGAGATACCAACGACTTAAATCCGCTACAGAAGTATAAAGATTAGTAGTT
This region of Pedobacter steynii genomic DNA includes:
- a CDS encoding sigma-70 family RNA polymerase sigma factor; the protein is MKQQAKKQYITNVYNKFWKELYLVAFRRLGDEAQVEDILQDLFLSLLEGQYDLENENAVRALLHTRLKSRIIDFFRKELLKMNFESQETSRTEADSLSSDHRLMTRELESVVMQEINKLPERMKEIFLLSREEMLTNEEIASRLNISGKTVRNQLSTALNRIRLTVRTYSTGEPELASVTIIITLATLLLSDR
- a CDS encoding TonB-dependent receptor, with amino-acid sequence MKKNVTAIMRVTTVVLGLFIGFSSLIWASESSGQKLNEIKVTISIKNENLAAVLARIEKSTGIAFSYDKNLLLRVSVPAQSYRETSLPVVLNKLLKLTVYDYEVINNNVVIGRAKPTSKPVQAGRLSGKILDNKGGPLPGASIKILELNQTVANAVDGSYQISLPPGTYTIEASYIGFHTTRISDVKVLSGQNTPLNIVLEENAQRLNAVVITSSYKKASVEGLYARQKNAASVTDGISAEQISATPDKHIGESLKRITGLSTTDNRNVVVRGAAERYNVAQLDGIMLPSTDVQSRNFDFTLIPSNLVESIVVNKSATPDMTAGFGGGLIQVHTISIPTENFLSFSAGTSFNTRTVGEDFYGYKRGKYDHLGFDDGSRNYFPAGLKEVSSFNPRNNNPGNTTAAEIAEQNKRIGGTERLGSRIFRGMPSQNYQLSIGRSYSLSKQQSQKIGFVGSLSYRNTQSIDDIPNIRRGGWEINATPDDPDNINKGNLYNFNTTLGALLNGGYRGEKHQITLNNFYSRVFNEQLERISGWRYGNPKDDDLQKHPGIMEDDRPVFTDLLQNKISGEHLLGIIKLEWNAARVSIDAREIDAIKAGLAPEEMANKLIYKYLPGQGSTSGGGGMLERDKFVYKERNQTAALNASVNFAIGKQKQIFKTGVFYLDRHATYEWNMLPIVSFVATDNPYGYMPVQQFGDRMGMENPMTDVLYMPYSYHLSRYEGKDVNKAVYAMFDNRIAKNLRLVWGGRYEYFRYDSLQNSSNMQWTPEVTLRDSVRWKFMPSAHLTYTPVNNLNLRVSYAKTAVRPSLMDNSRFSRYNTNFGRMQVNMGLESSIIDNYDVKLEWFPSAGDVISIGGFYKYFDKPAEFYAVNDVSGTDNLYVYTNNSDWGKIRGIELEVRKSLGFIAPSVALLKKITLSGNLTLLKSEVQSRVTRYEVDEKGEQRSYFEYMKYKRPLYGQVPTVVNGGINYTGKHLSLNLVYNYMGYKTFITGNDPNLVEYERPRSQIDAQVGYRFYRNKAQFKLNMSNLTDRPYRFYINDASTYEIKNANPPANSEWNDVFKYKWGFTNKFEEGYADNSKGFSQQVGDRQTFTRYVGRSFSLSLSYNF
- a CDS encoding FecR family protein encodes the protein MDEQEKKKSIDYWYAAFDLPDEELKVFTDKEHEEKVRLRLLSRIISNIPETSQSPGIFLLQPANWIKIAAVLTFFICSVPLYQYLVNRNAHQTKNDLTWSISKVATGKMLKVILSDGSEILLNSGSELKYPRHFTGTKREIYLNGEAFFKVAHNPDKPFVVTTRKLQTTVLGTSFNIRAYSAMDQVVVNVATGKVGISASGKTLAALLPNQQITFQVASGAYQVKEFNAQMAHSWQNGSIRLDGASFRELALVIKNTWGLTLETKSERLATASYKTTFQTNNQITEVMKAISKMTDAKYRIRDHIITLYE
- a CDS encoding alpha/beta hydrolase; the protein is MRKLALLFAGISTVISCSRIPEKESTTAQDARPVIEHLYSKSVADSFTVSISLPTGYRAREDKKYPVVYLLDGNLYFDIMATTLRKYSEVGLSPHVILVGIGYKDFSTMDSLRTRDDTYPVAIPEYEMSTSGGAPKFLSFIARELIPYIDKNYHSNSSKRVLMGHSLGGYFTTFALLRTLEGERTGIQGFIAASPSLHYNKYFLADKFKKLSLSSDTNPNLRVYVTYGGMEDSQDEPGSRGLKELTLDLSGVFDSGKHSRVQFKSDIFSNLDHMDTQLPTFIKGLQWVVTDKK
- a CDS encoding SDR family NAD(P)-dependent oxidoreductase, with amino-acid sequence MRITNNTILITGGSDGIGLALAKRFLLLKNKVIITGEEFGKLEGIKKDFPELIVLAGDLTEQNSINELVLFIEQEYPETNILINSAAVQYNYDVMDEPDFLRKADHEISLNLIVPLKLTALLLPTLLKNKNSAIVNVSSDEFIIPQKSAAVYCATKAGIRSFTKSLKYQLADTQVKVFEIIPALINTPMTAERGKSLIEPDNLVDKFITDFYNDRNDQ
- a CDS encoding Crp/Fnr family transcriptional regulator gives rise to the protein MQKTDASPDRLMDNFKSFLKELSPISTESWNRFSRLFSPKILKKGDYYIKEGQIANEIGFLQTGVLRVFYRNNEGVEYNKHFFLPYCFIGGYASLISKKSSLINQQALTDCNLFVANFKDIQDLYHTFPDIERMASVVAEQLFIQKEKREIELVLLDAEKRYHIFQKDFPLLEQQIPQYHIASYLGVSPTQLSRIRRKILSK